Genomic window (Caldinitratiruptor microaerophilus):
GCGCCTCCTCGATCACCGCCGCCGGATCCCGCCTGGCCGTGTACAGGCCGGTGGCGGAGTGGCCGAGGACGGAGAGCGCCCACGCCAACTGGGCGACGCGGTTGGCGTCGGCTGCCTCCGTACCGGGGGCCACGAGGAGTACCTTCACCACCCTTCCCTCCCGTCCGAAAGGCGCGTATGCATGGAGGTGCGAAAGGGGGCTACAGCGTGCGGATCAGCATCGTGATCCCGACCTGGAACCAGTGGGCGGTCACCGAGCGGTGCCTGCAGGCCCTCGCGCGCCATACCCCCCAACCGCACGAGGTGATCGTGGTCGACAACGGTTCCACCGATGGCACCCCTCAGATGCTGCGCAGTCGCTTCCCGGCGGTGCGGCTGGTGCAGAACCCCGTGAACGTCGGGTTTCCGAGGGCGGCCAATCAGGGGCTGCGGGCGGCCAGCGGGGACCTTCTGGTCCTCCTCAACAACGATACGGTGGTGACGCCCCGCTGGCTCACCTGCCTCATCCGGTGCCTGGAGGAGGCTCCACAGGCGGGTCTCGTCGGGCCGGTGAGCAACGCCGTCTCGGGTGTGCAGCAGGTGAGCGTCGCGTACGCCTCGCTGGCGGACATGGAGGCCTTCGCCACGCGCTTCAACGGTCCGGATCCCTCCCGCTGGCGCCAGACCGTCCGCCTGGCAGGCTTCTGCCTGCTGCTGAGCCGGCGCCTGTACGGGTCGGTCGGACCTCTGGACGAAGCCTTCGGGCTGGGGAACTACGAGGACGACGACTACTGCCTGCGCGCCATCGCGGCGGGCTACCGTGTCTGGGTCGCCGGGGACGTGTTCGTGCACCACGACGGCAGCGCGTCCTTCCGCCTGGACGGAGACCGGTACCGGCGGCTCCTGGCCCGGAACCGGGCGCTGTTCCTGCGAAAGCATGGACTCCGCCGCTACCGGTGGAACCCAGACCCTCACCTGGCCGCCTGGTTGCCGGGTTCGCCCCGGCGCGTCGTGGACGTGGGGTGCGGCCTGGGTGCCACCGGCCTCGAGCTCATGCGCCGTGGTGTCGCGGAGGTCTGGGGCGTGACCTGGGATCCTGCCGAGGCGCGGATTGCGGGACGGCTCCTGCACCGCGTGGTCCTCGTCCCGGAGAGGACGGGCCTGCCCCCGGGAGAGATCGGCCCGTTCGCCGGCGCCGTGATCTCGGGCGGGCTGGACGAGTTCCCGGACCCCGTCGCCCTCCTGGCCCGGGTGCTCGACCTGCTCGAGCCCGGCGCTCCCCTGGTGGTGCAGGTTCTCAACGAGGGCCATTACTCGTCCCCCCGCTTCCGGTCATACCTGCCTGCGGGCCTGCCGGCTCCGGAGGAGGGCGTGGAGGGGGTGCCGGTGCGGCGCCTCCGGCTCGACGAGTTCCTGGGGACCCTGCTGCGGCTGGGGCTCGAAGGGATCGAAGTGGGAACCGTGCATGCCCCTCCGCCGGCAGCGGTCGAGCCGGCAGTCCGATCCGTCGCCGCTCAGGTCGCAGGGCCCGGCGAGCACCCCGAACAGGTGTATGCCGACCTGTGCACGTGGCGCTTCGTGGCGCGCGGGCGCAAGCCGTGAGCGAGATCTCTCGCCCGTATGTGGTCGCGGCGCGGGGAGGACCCCGCGGCCGGCGTCAGACGTGGGCCTGCAGGAAGATGCTCAGGGACGTGGTGAGGGCGGCCGTCTGCGACGCGTACTGGATCTTCGCGTACTTGACGAACTTGTAGGGCACGAAGAAGAACTGCGTGGTCGGCGCCAGGGTGATGGTGCCGGTGGTGTCGGTGTCGAACAGCACGCTGTCCGCGCTGAGCTGCAGGCGGACCAGCGCGCTGTTCGACGTTCCGGCGTTCCTCGCCGCGAACGTCACGGTCGAGAACTCGAGGACGTCGACCACGACGGCGTCCTTGAAGGTCGTGTCGCCGGTGTCTGCCACGTTGGTCAGGGAGTCGGCCGTCCGCCGGTCCTCTAGCGTGACCGCGGCCAGTAGGCTGGCGGCCGTCGGGTTCGAGACCTGCACCTGGAGGCTGGCGGGGGTGGGGTTGGAGACCTGGGCCAGGAGGCTGGCCGGCGTGGGGTTGGAGACCTGGGCGAGGAGGCTGGCCGGCGTGGGGTTGGAGACCTGGGCGAGGAGACTGGCGGCGGTGGGGTTGGAGACCTGGGCGAGGAGGCTGGCGGCCGTGGGGTTGGAGACCTGGGCGAGGAGACTGGCGGCGGTGGGGTTGGAGACCTGGGCGAGGAGGCTGGCGGCCGTGGGGTTGGAGACCTGGGCGAGGAGGCTGGCGGGGGTGGGGTTGGAGACCTGGGCCAGGAGGCTGGCAGCCGTGGGGTTGGAGACCTGGGCCAGCAGCGCGGAGGCCTGGTCGTTGAACACCTTGAAGTTCGGCATGGGCGTTCCCCCTCCGGGATCTCGCCACCAGGTTATGTTCGGTCGACCCGAGATGACATAACAGCCGGCCCGGGCCATCCGCCCGGGTCGCTCTCGTGCTGGCCCCGGGGACTCCGGGCGCAATCCCTGCCGACTTGTCATAACCTTGGCATGGAGTTTCCGCCGCGCGGAGGTGATGATGCCTTGGCGGGTGCGCGCGCCCGGATCAGCCTCTGCGTGCTCGCCAGTGACGCCGCCGGGCTTTCCCGCTGCCTCCGCAGCGCGGCAGCGCTCGTCGACGAGGTCGTGGTACTGGCCGGGAACGGTTCCAGGGCGATCCGGCAACTTGTCGGCGCCTACGGGGGCCGGCTCGTGTCCGGCACCTGGGCGGACGACTTCTCGGCCGCACGGAACCGGTTGCTCGACCATGCGCACGGGGACTGGGTGCTCTTCCTGGACGACGACGAAGAGCTGCACGAGCCCGAACCGTCCACGCTGGCGGGCTTGCTCACGGAGACGGCCAGGGGGTACTACGTCCCTGTCCTGAGCCCCCTGGGTGATGGGGCCGAGGCAGAGCTCGAGCACCAGCTACGGCTTTTCCGGCGCAGTCCTGAGCACCGTTACGTGGGCATCTGCTGCGAGGAACTGACCGGGGACTGGTCGCCGGCCAGCCCGGGGGTGCACGTGGCGCCCCTGCTGGTCTGGCACCATGGTTACGTAGGAAACGGACTCGTCTCTCGCACCCGGCGGAAAGTGCAGTTGCTCGAGGCACAGGCGGGCCAGCCCGATGGCCACCGGAGCCTGTGCCTGGGACGTGAGTGGGCACGTCTGGGTCGGTACGCGGAGGCAGCCGGCCATCTCCGCCGTGCGGTCGAGTTGCTCGACGTACAGAGCCGGAACTGGGCACGGGCCTGCCGGGAACTCGCCTCGGCCCTCGTGGAGCAAGGGCTCTACGACGAGGCGCTCGCGCTGCTGGAACGGGGGGTGGAGAGGCACCCGCTGGCCAGCGACCTCTGGTTCCTGCTCGGGAGTGCGGCCGCGCGGCTGGGACGCCACAACCTGGCGATGGCCGCGTTCGGCCGTTGCCTCCAGCTGGGACAGGGCAGCTGGTTCTACGACCCCTCCCCGGGAGTCGGCGACTACAAGGCGGCGCACGCGCTCGGGCTGGTCCACGAGTGCCTGGGGCAGACCGATCGGAGCCTGGACCTCTACCGGACGGCCATGAGAGCGGGCTCTGGTTTCACCGAGCCCCTCTACCGCATAGCGACGATCCTGGGGACCGATCCGCGGAGAAACGCCCTGGCTCCAGCCCTCCTGCGCACCCTGGGAAAGACGTGGCGGACCGCTACGTCCGAGGACCTGCGTCTCGTGGCGGACGTGCTCGGCACGCAGGGTCGCTGGCGCGAGGCGGTCGAGTGCCTGGAGCGGTCCCTGGCGGCGATCACCGGGGCCGAAGGGGCGCTATTGCGGGGCATCTGCCTCGCCATGCTCGGCCGCGTGGACGAGGCAACCGCGGCCCTGACCCAGGTTCCGCCCGGCTCGCCCCTCCGGGGCAAAGCGCTGCTCCGCCTCCTCGCCTTGGACTGGATCCGTGGCGACTGGGCGCGGGCCGAAGCGACCCGCCGGGAGCTGGGCGAGGCGGGGGTCACGGAGCCGGTCCAGAAGGCGGCGGAGCTGGCCCACCGGCTGCTGGAACGCGGTGCGGTGTGGGGTACCCTGGGGATCGATCCGGATGCGTCCGCGGCGATGGGCAACGCACTCCTTCTCTGGATCGAGGTCCTGCTGGCGGCAGGTCGGGTGTCGGAGGCAGAACGCCTCGGGGCGCTGATCGGCGCCCTGGCCTGGCCCCCGGGTCCTGCCAGGCTGGCCGTGGTCGCGGCCCGCTGGGGCCACCCGGAAGTCGTGCGCCCCTTCGAGCAGCGTCTGCGCGCCGCTGCCGTCCCGGAGGCGGCCGAGGCCTGCCTGGCGCTTGCTCGCGCCCACCGGCGGTCCGGGCGGCGAGGGGCGGCAGCCTGGTATCTCGCCAGCATCCGCGGGGGCTCGCCGCTCGTCGCGCCGTATGTCGAACTTGCGAATCTGCTCCGGACGGCGGCGCGGGCGGTCGCCCGCGCGCGCTCGGCCGGGTCCTGCGCCACGGCGGCCGCCGTCCGGAGGGGTTCCCGCCGCGCTCCGAGACAGCCGGCCGGACACGGGGGTGAGGAGCATGGCCGGAAGCCGGCCCGAGATCAGCCTCTGCATGATCGTCCGTGACGAGGCCGAATGCCTGCCGCGCTGCCTGGAGAGCGTTCAGGGCGTGGCGGACGAGATCGTCGTGGTAGATACCGGGTCGGTCGATGACACGGTCGAGATCGCTCGCCGGAGCGGCGCCCGGGTGGAGCACTTCCCGTGGAACGGTGACTTCGCTTCTGCTCGGAACCGGAGCCTCGACCTGGCCACCGGCGAGTGGATCCTCGTCCTGGACGCGGACGAAGAGCTGCACCCCGACGACCGCCACGGCATCCGATCCCTTGTGCGCCAGACCGGTGCCGAGGGGTTTCTCGTCCGCATCGTCAACCGGCTCGACAGCGCGGTTCCGTGGGCGGAGGAAACGAGCGTCAACGTCCGCCTGTTCCGTAACCGCCCCGAGTACCGGTTCACGGGCATCCTGCACGAGCAGATCGCAGAGAACATCGTGCGGGCGCGCCCGGGTGCCCGGCTCGAGCCCTGCGCCCTGCGGATCCTGCACTACGGGTACCAGCAGGAGGTGGTGGCCCGCAAGGAGAAGCGCCTGCGCAACCTCGCCCTGGCGAGGGAGGCAGTGACCCGGGCGCCGGAGGACGCCTTCCTCCGCTTCAACCTCGGCGTCGAGTACCTGCGGCTGGAACGGTACGAAGACGCCCTGGCCGAACTGGAGGCGGCCTGGCGGCTACACGCCCGGGGAGCCCTGTGGGCTTCCAAGCTCGTCAAGAGCCTCCTCGTGTGCCTGCTGCGGCTCGGCAGGCACCAGGACGTCCTGGCGCGGGCGGAGGCGAGCCAGGCCGAGTTCCCGGACTTCACCGACCTCGTCTTCCTGCGCGGGGTAGCCCTCTTCGAGCTGAAGCGTCACGCCGAGGCGGTCGGCGTGTTCCACCAGTGCCTGGCCATGGGTCCGGCCCCGTGTCCGCCGTATTCGGGGGTGGAGCCCGCACTGGGCGGGTGCAAGACGCACCTCGCGCTGGGGATGGTGTACGAGGCCATGGGGCGGCTCCCCGACGCGGTCCGGCACTACCACCAGGCGGCGGTGCTCGGGGGTGGATGGCACGAGCCGCTCGGGCGGCTCGCCGCGCTTCTCATCCCCCGCGAGGACCTGGCGGCGGTCCGCGGATACCTGGAGCCGTTCTTCGATCTCGGGCAGCCCTCCCAGCGGGTGGCGCTGGCGAACCTCTTCTTCACCCATGGCCGTTACGACGTGGCGTTGCAGTACCTGGGGCCGCCCGACCCGGAAGACGGCGGTGCCGGCGGAGCCGCCGCCCTTCTCCGGGGCCGCTGCCTGGCGAAGGTGGGGCAGTACGAGGAAGCGCTGGCCGCGTTCCGGTCCGTTCCCCCCGAGAGCCCCTTGCACCGTGAAGCCCTCGTCCACACGGCATTCTGCTGCTGGTGCCTGGACCGGCCACGGGCCGCCCGGGCCGCCGTCCGAAAGCTCGGCGGGCGGGACGAGGACTACCTGGCGGTCGCCCGGCTGTTCTACTCCGAGGCGGAGGAAATCCTGTCGGAGGGCCTGCGGCGGTTCCCCGAGTCGACGCTCCTGCAAGAGACCCTCGTGGCGCTGCGCGAGGAGATCGCCGACCTGGAGCGTCCGGCGCGACCGGCGTCCGGGGACGATTGAGATGCCGCCGCGCGTGTCGCTCTGCATGATCGTACGGGACGAGGCCGAGGCACTCGCCCGGTGCCTGCGGAGTGCCCAGGGCGCCTACGACGAACTGGTCGTCGTGGATACCGGGTCCGTCGACGACAGCCCCGCCGTCGCGCGCCGGTTCGGTGCCCGGGTGCTCCGCTTCCCCTGGTGCGATGACTTCGCCGCAGCGCGCAATCACGGCCTGGAGCGGGCCCGGGGTGACTGGCTGCTGTGGCTGGACGCCGACGACGAGCTGCCGCCGGGAACGGCCGGCCGCCTGCGCGAGCTGGTCGCGGAGGGCGGCCCGGAGGGCTATTTCTTCCCGACCGTCAGCTTCCTGGGCGGCGGGCTCAGCGACCGTTCCGTCACGTGCCTTCACCTGCGCCTCTTCCGCAACCGGCCGCACCACCGGTTCCGCGGAGCCATCCACGAGCAGGTCACCTGCGATCCCGGGTCCTGCGCCGTCCGTCAGGACATCCGGGTCCTGCACCACGGTTACCGGCAGCACCCGGAGCGGCTGCGGGCGAAGGCGGAGCGCAACCGCCGGATCCTGCTCCAGCAGCTGCGCCGCTACCCGGGCAGCCCGTGGTACCTGTACCACCTCGGCACGGAATACCTGCGCCTCGGGCACCCGGATCGGGCCATCACCTGTTACCGGGAGGCCCGCAAGAGGGCCCTCCGGGAGGGTCTGGTCCTGCCCGAGCTGTGGAAGAAGCTCGCCGCCGTCCTGTCGGAGCACGGCGATCCGGGTGAGGCGGAGGAGATCGTCGCCGAAGGACTGGGCCTCTTTCCGGAGTACACGGACCTCGAGTTCGTCGCCGGAACCGTCGCCCACCGCCAGGGGCGCCTCGGCGACGCCCTCAGGCACTTCCGCCGGTGTCTGGCGATGGGCGACGCCCCGGTCACCTTTCCCAGGGAGGACGGCCTGGGCGGGTGCCGTGCCCTCCATGCCGCCGGGCTGGTCCACTTCGACCTGGGGAACTACCCGGCGGCCTTCGAACTCGCCCTCGCCGCGCTGGCCCGTGGCCCCGCTGACACGGAGACCCTCGGTCTCGCCGTGGAGGCCCTCTCCAGCCATCTGGACGGGCGCGAGCTCGTACGGCGGCTGGAGACCCGCCTGGAGGTCACCCCGGAAGTGGCCTGGCTGCTGGTACAGCTCCTCGCGCGAGTGGGCGCGTACCGGGCGGCCCTCTACTTCCTCCCGCGCAGCACTCCGGCCGCGCCGGCCGCGGCCCGGGCCCTCCTCGCCGGAATCTGCCATCTGGGTGCGGGAGAGCCCTCGCGCAGCGAGACGTCCTTCCTGGAGGCCCGCGAGGCGGGCGCACCGGCGGAGGAGGTGAACCGCTACCTGGCCCTCGTGCACGGGTGCGCCGGCCGGCGGGACCCGGCTGGGTGGCAGGCACTGGCGCCCTCCCCTCAGGCGAGGCTGGAGCTCGCCGAGAAGCTGCTCGAACTTGGCCGTGCCCGCACCGGTCTCCGCATCTTGCGGGAGGTGGTGGCAGGGGGGGAGGTCAGCCTGCGTCTGGAGGCCGGGAAGGCGTGTCTCCGGCGCGGGCGGTACCGGGAAGCGTGCCGGCTCCTGCTCGGCGTTCCGTCACCACGGCCGGACGAGGTGCGCGTGGACCTCTCCCTGGCTGCCGCTGGGGCAGGCAGGGTCGCGTTCGCCCGACGCCTCCTCGCTGAGACGGATCCGCGCCGGTGCAGGTTCGAGACCGTCTGTGCCCTCGCCTGGTCGCTCCTGACGGCCGCCCGGGCAGTGCTGGGGGCGGCCCCCGCCACGGCCGCACGGTGTCGGGACAGGAAGGCGCGGCTCGACCGGCTTCCGATCTGGCGCTGGTCCGTCTTGCGGCCGGTCGGCGGGAAGCGGCCGTGGCGGGTGCGGAAGGGGAACCCGCGCCGGGGCCGGGGCGGGCGGCAGGGGGGTGCGGTGGATGACGGGCGCCTCGGAGACGGCCAGGCGGCCGCGGCTATCGCTTTGCATGATCGTCCGCGACGAGGAGGCAAATCTCCCAAGATGCTTGAAGAGCGTGGAAGGGGTGTATGACGACCTGGTGATCGTCGACACGGGCTCGCGGGACCGGACCGTGGAGGCCGCGCGGGCCTGCGGGGCCCGGGTGCTGTCCTTTCCGTGGCGGGACGACTTCAGCGCAGCGCGCAACCACGCCCTCGACCACGCGACCGGCGAGTGGGTTCTGTGGCTCGACGCCGACGACGAGGTCGTGCCGGAGGACCGCGGAAAGATCCGCCCCCTCCTGGCGGACCCGGCGTGCGCAGGGTACTTCTTCTACACGCTCAGCCTCGTTCATCCAGGGGTCCCCTCCGTTCACGTCCGGAACGTGCATCTGCGGCTGTTCCGGCGCACCGCGGAACACCGGTTCGTCGGAGCCATCCACGAGTACGTGACGACGGGGGCCGGGCGCTACGGCACGGCCGGCGTCCGGATCCTCCATCACGGCTATCTTCCGGGTGAACTCGCCGCGAAGGACAAGACGGGCCGGAACCTCCGGATCCTCAGGCGTCTGGTCGAGGACGAGCCGGGGAACGCTCTCTGGCACTACTACCTGGGATGTGAACTGTGCCGCGCCGGGGACTGGACGGGTGCCGCGGCGAGCTTCGGGCGCGCCAGGGAAGTGCTGGGAGAGTCGGCCGGCTGGGCGCCGGACCTGTGGCGCCGGTCGGCGATCTGCCGAATGCACCTGGGCCAGCACCGCGAGGCACTGGCCGAGCTCCAGGAGGGCATCGCCCGCCACCCCGACTACACGGACCTGCACTTCCTCCTCGGGCTTCTGTGGCATCGCCTCGCGCGCTACGGAGACGCGCTGGCGGCCCTCCGCCGTGCCCTGGAGATGGGCGAGCCCCCTCCCTGGTACACGCACGACCACGGGACAGGCGGGTTCCGGGCGCTGACGGCACTCGCTCAGGTGCACTACGATCTGGGCAACTACCCCGAGGCGGCGCACGCCTGCCTCGAGGCGCTCCGGCGCCAGCCGGACTACCCGGGCCCCTTGCCCGTCCTGGTAGGCGCCCTGTGGGCCATGCACCCGCCCCGGAAGGCCAGTGCCCTGCTCGCTGCCTTCGTGAGAGATCTGCGACTGGCCCCCGCCCCGCGAGTCGCCCTCTGCACACGCGTGGCGGCCGCCCTCCACGAGGTGGGCGCGCATGCCGCCTGCCTGGAGTGGCTCGGTGCTCACCCGCGCCGGAGCCGACACGACGGTGCCGGCCCGCCGGAGGCCGTGGCTCTTCGGGCTCGCGCGCTGGCGGCACTGGGTCGCTCCCTCGTCCGGCCCCGCACACCGCCGCCGGCTCCCGGTCTGCCCGCGGCCCTGGTCCGCCGGGCCGGGCGCCTGCGCGCGGCAGCCCTGGCCGTCCTCGACCGGTCCGGATCTCCCGTCCTGCGGGCGCTCGCCCGGGCGGCCGGACGTAGGCGCCCTGGTCCCCTGCGGGTCTGGTCGGGAGGATGAGCACCATGCGCCTGACCCTGTGCGTGATCGCGCGGGACGAGGAGGAGAACCTGCCGCGCTGCCTGGCGAGCGTCTCCGAGGTGGTGGACGAGATCGTGGTGGTGGACACCGGCTCCCGGGACCGCACCCGTGAGGTGGCGGAGGCGGCAGGCGCCCGGGTCGCCTTCTACCTGTGGGACGGCTCGTTCAGCGCCGCCCGCAACCTCGCCCTCGATCTGGCGACCGGTGACTGGGTCCTCATGCTCGACGCGGACGAGGAACTGCACCCCGGCGACCGGGACTCGATCCGGCCCCTGCTGGCTGGCGAGGCCGAAGGGTACTTCTTCACCGTTCTCAGCTACCTCGGGCCGCGTCCGGGAGCCGACGTCCTCCGCGACGCCCGGCTGTGCCTGTTCCGGCGCCGACCGGGCTACCGTTACGAACGACGCCTCCACGAGGACATCGCCGGCAGCATCCTTTCCGCCCGGCCCGGCGCGGTTCTGGCTCACGCTGCAGTCCGTGTGCTGCACTACGGGTACCTGGACCCCTCCCTCGCCCGGCGGGCCAAGGCGGAGCGGAACCGCGCGGTCCTGCTGGCAGCGCTGCGGGAGACGCCGGACGATCCCTTCCTCCTGTACAGCCTCGCCGCGGAAGCCATGGGCCAGGGCGAGGCGGCCATGGCGCTCGACCTGCTGCGCGAGGCAGGGCGCCGCGCGGACCGGGGTGCTCCCTGGTATCCGGACTGGGTGAAGAAGACGGCCGTGTGCCTCATCGAGCTGGGGCGGCTCGACGAGGCCAGGGAGGTGCTGAATCACGGGGTGGAGGCGTTCCGCGACTTCACGGACCTGCGGTTCCTCCTGGGCGTCCTCCACGTGCGAAGGGGGGACACCGGTGAGGCGGAGGCTTGCTTCGAGGAGTGCCTCCGCCTTGGCGAAGCACCGGTGGGCTACGCCTCGTGGGAGGGGGTGGGTACGTTCCGAGCTTGGGCTGCCCTCGGGAGCCTGGCGGAATCGAGGAACGACTACCAGGCGGCCGTCCGTTGCTACGCCGCCGCGCTGAGTCAACGCCACGACTTCGGCCCGGCCCTGGGGAGACTCTGCCGGATCCTCGCCCGGGTGGCACCACGTCAGGCAACGGCGTGGATCGCCCGCTACTTCGACCTGTCGCACGAGGCGACGGCCATCACGTTGGCCCGCGTCCTCGAAGCCGCCGGCGCCCCGGGGCTCGCGGGTCGGGTCCTGCGGGTGGCCCTGAACGTCACCGGCCGGGCGGGGACGCCGGCGCTCGCCGCCGGGTTCGCCGCACTGCGGCGCCGCCAGGCCGCGGCTTGGCTCGGTGGCCCGGTTCCGGGACGGCCGCCTCACACGGACCCGCCCTCCGTGCCCCGACGGGCCAGCGGCGTTCCGTGACGGGAGGCCCCTCCGACCGGGTAGTACCGGCCCGGCCGGTCCGCCGTGGCCCTGTAAGATCGCACGGGACGGCCCCGCGATGCCGTGTCCCCGGGGTCTCCCCACTGTACCGTCAGCGTTGCTGGTGGCGGGCTGCCGCCCGGGACCGGGCCGGTCTCGCCGCCTGCGACCGGCAGCGGCACGGCAGCGACCCGCGATGGCGGCCCGTCCGGGGCGGCCCCGGGGGGATCGCCGGCGGTGGTCAGTTCCACGACAAGGGGAAGTGCGGCCACCAGTCCGACGCCCGGCGCCGGCTCGACGTGTACGGGACCGGCCTCGACGGTCCGGGCGACCACGCCGGCCCCGGGACCTGCGGGCAGCGGCAGGACACAGCGGAAGGGGGCCGAGTAGCGGACAACCCGCTCGCCGGCCGGGTCGCGGAACACCAAGAGGAGGCCCAGCGTTCCCTCTGCGGTCGCCTGCCGGTCGCGGGCACAGGGAGACAGGCGCAGATGTGTACCGTCGCGGTCCCAGCGTATGTCCGCCAGATTCTCGCCGGGTTGTCCGAACCCGTCTGTTCGGATCACGACCTCTACCCGCCCGCGGCACTTCATACCCGCTCACCTCCTGTCGCGATCACCCTATGCGCCGGCCCCCGGCAGCGCCTCTTCCGCCGCCGGGGGTTCCCGGGGGCCGCGGTGAAGGCCACCGGGCAGTACCGGTGGCCTTCACCACGGGGATGCTGGACAGGGATCAGGAGCCGGTGAACGGCGTGGTGACCCGGTCGGCCACGCTGGACGGCGCCAGAACCACCTTCACCGCTCGGTCCTGGCAGATGGACACGTCGAACGCGCCGACGTCGAGGGTGGCCTGCACGGCGGTGCCCCCGCCGATGATGGTGGCCCCGCTGACCGTGGCGCTCGGCGGCGGGCTGGAGAGCGCGCAGTCCGTGCCGGAACCCAGGTTGTCGGTGAAGTCGGTGTCGACCTGGCAGGTGATGAAGTTGCCGTTCGATAGCTGCAGGAAGAACGCCGACCGGATGGTGAGCGTGAACTGGCCGTTGAAGCACGTCGAGCTGAGCGGGAAGGCGGTGGAGAAGAGCACGGCGACGATGGTGGTTCCGGGCGGCAGCGTGGGGCTGCAGGTGATGGTGGTGGGGGGCGGATCGTAGCTGCAGCGGCGCCGGATCTTGGTCCGGCAGAGCTGGACGATGTCCAGCGTGCCCGGGGTGAGGACGCCGGTCTCGGTGGTGTCCACGCAGACCGTCGGGGTGATCGGTGGGTCGGCGTCACTATGGAAGATCTGGATCTCGCCACCCGCGAGCGGCGGAACGGCACTCATCCAACCACTCCTTTCGGAAGTCCCGTCTCATACTTATGTAGAGCGCTCCACACCCGTTCCTTCGCAGGCTGGGGCCGCGCAGCGAGGCAGAGGAGACGGCCCGGCACCTTGGCCGGGCCGCATTCACCACGTGATCGAGATGTGGACCGGACGGCGCAGCCTGCACCGCCAGGGCAGGACGTGGAGTGTGCCGGTGACCAAACACGGGTCCGCTGGGTCGACCGTGGTGCCCTCGAGCTGAACGGCGGGAGTGTCGGCGTCGACCCCGTCCGCCGGGCCGAGGTGTGCCCTCAGGACGACGTCTTGTGCCAGCATCGCCGGGCGATCCGACGTCTCGAAGGCCAGAAGGACCTTCACCGTCAGCTCGAGGCAGCCCGAATCGGGAATCCACCGCATCGGGCGGAGGGGGGTCGCCTCCGCGTGGAGGATGCGGAGGACGGGGCGGTCGTGCCGGTACGTCATGGCGAACTGTTGGGAGCGGAAGGCTTCGTGGAACTCGAGCCACAGGTTGGCCGTGATGCGGGGCGACGGCGGCCCGCCGGGTGATTCGCCGGGAAACGGGCTCGCGGCGGGCGCGAAGGGCGACTCGGCGCCCCCGGCCTGATGAATCTCGATACGCATCCGGATTCTCCTCGGACTCGGCGCGTCGCCGGTGGCCAATGTGAGGCACCGGCAAGGAGCAGGGAGTCTCGGCGTGTGGGACCGCTTCGGCCGGAGTTCGGACGATCTGCGTCCCGACGCTTCCTGCAGCGGCCCAAGCGCCACCGACTCCCGACCGGGCACGGATACGTAACCGTCGAGGCGCGCAGCCCCCACGGATGATCTCCTCGTCGTGCAGGATTCCAGCCGGTGCCCGTGCTACCCTATGCGTATGGAAACCCGGTGTACGCGCGGCGGACATCCACCGGCCGTTCCCGGGTGCATGCGCTGCTGTGCGGCTGGAAGGGGGGACGGCGTTTGTCCCAGACAGCGCCCCGACCGGAGCGCCGGCACCCGAAGAACCAGCTGAACGACCTCACCGGGCGGGAGTGGCTGCGCTTCACCCGCACCTGGTTCGTCCACGACCCGCCGCCCCGCAGCCGGGAGGAGCTGGAGCACCCCGCCAAGTACCCCGAGGGGCTGGTGACCGACTTCCTGCGGTTCTTCACCAAGGCCGGGGAGTGGGTCCTGGATCCCTTCTGCGGGGTCGGGTCGACGCTCGTAGCGGCCGCCCGGTCCGGGCGCAGCGGTGTCGGGATCGAACTGGTTCCCGCGTTCGCGGCCGTCGCCCGGCGCCGAGTGGCAGCCGAGGCTGCCGGCACCCGGCAACTCGTGGCGGAGGGCGACGCCGTCCGTCTTCCGGAGGTGCTGGGGCGGCTCCGGCAGGCCCACCCGGAGGTACCTGCGCGCTTCGACTTCACCATGACCTCCCCGCCGTACTGGGACATGCTGTCGAA
Coding sequences:
- a CDS encoding glycosyltransferase, with amino-acid sequence MRLTLCVIARDEEENLPRCLASVSEVVDEIVVVDTGSRDRTREVAEAAGARVAFYLWDGSFSAARNLALDLATGDWVLMLDADEELHPGDRDSIRPLLAGEAEGYFFTVLSYLGPRPGADVLRDARLCLFRRRPGYRYERRLHEDIAGSILSARPGAVLAHAAVRVLHYGYLDPSLARRAKAERNRAVLLAALRETPDDPFLLYSLAAEAMGQGEAAMALDLLREAGRRADRGAPWYPDWVKKTAVCLIELGRLDEAREVLNHGVEAFRDFTDLRFLLGVLHVRRGDTGEAEACFEECLRLGEAPVGYASWEGVGTFRAWAALGSLAESRNDYQAAVRCYAAALSQRHDFGPALGRLCRILARVAPRQATAWIARYFDLSHEATAITLARVLEAAGAPGLAGRVLRVALNVTGRAGTPALAAGFAALRRRQAAAWLGGPVPGRPPHTDPPSVPRRASGVP
- a CDS encoding class I SAM-dependent methyltransferase, translating into MSQTAPRPERRHPKNQLNDLTGREWLRFTRTWFVHDPPPRSREELEHPAKYPEGLVTDFLRFFTKAGEWVLDPFCGVGSTLVAAARSGRSGVGIELVPAFAAVARRRVAAEAAGTRQLVAEGDAVRLPEVLGRLRQAHPEVPARFDFTMTSPPYWDMLSKSRGGVESVHKRRAKRGLATTYSDHPDDLGNRPDYGSFLAALGEVFRHVYALTRPGRYLVVVAQNMRTPAGAVQPFAWDLVRELTERGPWVFHGERIWCQDSKPLGIWGYPKVFVPNYHHHYCLIFYKPEGGRDP
- a CDS encoding tetratricopeptide repeat-containing glycosyltransferase family 2 protein; translated protein: MPPRVSLCMIVRDEAEALARCLRSAQGAYDELVVVDTGSVDDSPAVARRFGARVLRFPWCDDFAAARNHGLERARGDWLLWLDADDELPPGTAGRLRELVAEGGPEGYFFPTVSFLGGGLSDRSVTCLHLRLFRNRPHHRFRGAIHEQVTCDPGSCAVRQDIRVLHHGYRQHPERLRAKAERNRRILLQQLRRYPGSPWYLYHLGTEYLRLGHPDRAITCYREARKRALREGLVLPELWKKLAAVLSEHGDPGEAEEIVAEGLGLFPEYTDLEFVAGTVAHRQGRLGDALRHFRRCLAMGDAPVTFPREDGLGGCRALHAAGLVHFDLGNYPAAFELALAALARGPADTETLGLAVEALSSHLDGRELVRRLETRLEVTPEVAWLLVQLLARVGAYRAALYFLPRSTPAAPAAARALLAGICHLGAGEPSRSETSFLEAREAGAPAEEVNRYLALVHGCAGRRDPAGWQALAPSPQARLELAEKLLELGRARTGLRILREVVAGGEVSLRLEAGKACLRRGRYREACRLLLGVPSPRPDEVRVDLSLAAAGAGRVAFARRLLAETDPRRCRFETVCALAWSLLTAARAVLGAAPATAARCRDRKARLDRLPIWRWSVLRPVGGKRPWRVRKGNPRRGRGGRQGGAVDDGRLGDGQAAAAIALHDRPRRGGKSPKMLEERGRGV
- a CDS encoding glycosyltransferase, encoding MEGVYDDLVIVDTGSRDRTVEAARACGARVLSFPWRDDFSAARNHALDHATGEWVLWLDADDEVVPEDRGKIRPLLADPACAGYFFYTLSLVHPGVPSVHVRNVHLRLFRRTAEHRFVGAIHEYVTTGAGRYGTAGVRILHHGYLPGELAAKDKTGRNLRILRRLVEDEPGNALWHYYLGCELCRAGDWTGAAASFGRAREVLGESAGWAPDLWRRSAICRMHLGQHREALAELQEGIARHPDYTDLHFLLGLLWHRLARYGDALAALRRALEMGEPPPWYTHDHGTGGFRALTALAQVHYDLGNYPEAAHACLEALRRQPDYPGPLPVLVGALWAMHPPRKASALLAAFVRDLRLAPAPRVALCTRVAAALHEVGAHAACLEWLGAHPRRSRHDGAGPPEAVALRARALAALGRSLVRPRTPPPAPGLPAALVRRAGRLRAAALAVLDRSGSPVLRALARAAGRRRPGPLRVWSGG